In Rana temporaria chromosome 3, aRanTem1.1, whole genome shotgun sequence, a single window of DNA contains:
- the LOC120931477 gene encoding cytochrome c oxidase subunit 5A, mitochondrial, with protein sequence MFGASLLRLCVSSGARSLARCRPQPQLAASQVAIASRCYSHAKHESDEEFDARWVTYFSKPDIDAWELRKGINTLVGYDLVPEPKIIDAALRACRRLNDFASSVRILEAVKDKAGPHKEIYPYVIQELRPTLDELGISTPEELGLDKA encoded by the exons ATGTTCGGGGCCTCTCTTCTCCGGCTATGTGTGTCCTCCGGTGCTCGCAGCCTAGCCCGCTGCCGCCCGCAGCCTCAGCTCGCCGCTTCCCAAG TTGCAATAGCTTCTCGGTGCTATTCTCATGCCAAACACGAATCGGATGAGGAATTCGATGCTCGTTGGGTTACGTACTTCAGCAAGCCAGACATTGATGCATGGGAGCTTAGGAAAG GTATAAACACACTCGTCGGTTACGATTTAGTTCCTGAACCAAAAATTATTGATGCTGCCTTGCGCGCTTGCAGACGGTTAAATGACTTTGCAAGTTCTGTCCGTATTTTGGAAGCAGTGAAG GACAAGGCTGGACCTCacaaggaaatctacccctatgtcATCCAGGAGCTCAGACCGACTTTAGACGAGCTTGGTATCTCTACCCCAGAAGAGCTCGGCCTGGACAAGGCATGA